The Salinispora tropica CNB-440 genome has a window encoding:
- a CDS encoding carbohydrate ABC transporter permease, which translates to MTTTTTRRTSPPAVAAPPRKRRGPAAGVVGRTLRYGLLLLFLLIILMPAYVLVVTSFKSGSDIGVNGQWNLPEQWSTESWAKAWAALGPSFVRTFQLAIPVALISSLLGAANGFVLSRWRFPGADIVFTLILFGMFIPYQAVMIPLRDVVSTLGIAPGIPTLIFVHCVYGIPICTLIFRNYYATTVPVEMVEAAWVDGAGLLRTFRSIILPVSIPGFVVAVIWQFTSAWNDYLFAIFLSNTRNGPITIALNALAGAQSPDYAASMAGALITSLPTLVVYVFLGRWFIGGLMAGSVKS; encoded by the coding sequence GTGACCACCACGACCACTCGGCGGACGTCCCCACCGGCCGTCGCGGCGCCGCCCCGAAAGCGTCGCGGTCCCGCCGCCGGCGTAGTCGGGCGTACCCTTCGGTACGGGCTGCTGCTGCTGTTCCTGCTCATCATCCTGATGCCGGCGTACGTTCTCGTCGTGACCAGCTTCAAATCCGGCTCCGACATTGGTGTGAACGGGCAGTGGAATCTGCCCGAGCAGTGGAGCACCGAATCGTGGGCCAAGGCGTGGGCGGCCCTGGGGCCGTCTTTCGTCCGGACTTTCCAGCTCGCTATTCCGGTCGCGTTGATTTCCTCGCTGCTCGGTGCGGCGAATGGCTTCGTCCTGTCTCGGTGGCGGTTTCCCGGTGCGGACATCGTGTTCACCCTGATTCTGTTCGGGATGTTCATCCCCTACCAGGCGGTGATGATTCCGTTGCGGGATGTGGTCAGCACCCTCGGTATTGCGCCGGGTATTCCTACGCTGATCTTCGTCCACTGCGTCTACGGCATCCCGATCTGCACGCTCATCTTCCGCAACTACTACGCCACGACGGTGCCGGTGGAGATGGTCGAAGCCGCGTGGGTCGATGGTGCAGGCCTCCTCCGGACCTTCCGGTCGATCATCCTGCCGGTGTCGATTCCGGGCTTCGTGGTTGCCGTGATCTGGCAGTTCACCTCTGCGTGGAACGACTACCTGTTTGCGATCTTCCTGTCCAACACCCGTAATGGGCCGATCACGATTGCACTCAACGCACTCGCGGGAGCTCAGTCCCCCGATTATGCGGCCTCAATGGCCGGGGCGTTGATCACCTCGCTGCCCACCCTCGTTGTCTACGTATTCCTGGGTCGCTGGTTCATTGGTGGACTCATGGCGGGATCGGTGAAGAGCTGA
- a CDS encoding carbohydrate ABC transporter permease has translation MLTRVRRWGPGLLLISPSLLLLGVFVYGLIGWTIKVSMSDRHTAAESDGFVGLSNYVDLFTNDINGRFLHSLRNLLIFTVVFLLGTMLLGLLWAFLLERGVRAEGLFRTVYLFPMALSFVASGVVWRWLMNSGQGDDAGGLNEIFGQLNLTFLQNPWWTDPEWGMVAMAVPAIWQLSGYVMALFLAGFRGIPAELREAAAVDGASTFQLYRRVLFPQLTPVALSALIIVGHMSMKMFDLIMSVSGAQWLTEVPAVYVWQTLLTSDYAKASAISVILLLLVAMVIVPYLVQTMRTERRS, from the coding sequence ATGCTTACTCGCGTCCGGCGATGGGGACCCGGCCTTCTGCTGATCTCCCCTTCGTTGCTCCTGCTTGGAGTGTTCGTCTACGGCCTCATCGGTTGGACGATAAAGGTCTCGATGTCGGATCGGCACACCGCCGCCGAGTCGGACGGATTCGTCGGCCTGAGTAACTATGTCGATCTTTTCACCAACGACATCAATGGCCGATTCCTGCACTCGCTGCGGAATCTGCTGATCTTTACTGTCGTATTCCTGCTCGGCACGATGCTGCTGGGCCTGCTCTGGGCGTTCCTTCTGGAGCGCGGGGTTCGGGCAGAGGGATTGTTCCGGACCGTCTACCTGTTCCCCATGGCCCTCTCGTTCGTCGCCTCCGGTGTGGTCTGGCGATGGCTGATGAACTCCGGGCAGGGTGACGACGCCGGTGGCCTGAACGAGATTTTCGGGCAGCTGAATCTCACCTTCCTGCAAAATCCTTGGTGGACCGACCCGGAATGGGGCATGGTCGCCATGGCGGTCCCGGCGATCTGGCAGCTCTCCGGCTATGTCATGGCGCTGTTCCTGGCTGGGTTCCGCGGCATTCCGGCGGAGCTTCGCGAGGCGGCCGCGGTCGACGGGGCCAGCACCTTCCAGCTCTACCGGCGGGTCCTCTTTCCGCAGCTGACTCCGGTGGCGCTCTCCGCGTTAATCATCGTTGGACACATGTCCATGAAGATGTTCGACCTGATCATGTCTGTCTCCGGCGCCCAGTGGCTGACCGAGGTGCCGGCTGTCTATGTCTGGCAGACCCTGTTGACCAGTGACTACGCCAAGGCATCGGCGATCTCGGTGATCTTGTTGCTGTTGGTCGCGATGGTCATCGTGCCCTACCTGGTGCAGACGATGAGAACGGAGCGACGTTCGTGA
- a CDS encoding ABC transporter substrate-binding protein, with product MRRAAVAAVGALALLSPAACGGADSGADQEVEVFTWWADGGEKAGLDGLVAAFDEQCDYSFVNGAVAGGAGSNAKQVLASRLQQGDAPDTFQAHAGAALSEYIAAGQIEDLSALYDEWGLTEALPPGLIDNLSVDGKVYSVPANVHRSNVLWTNTSVLADAGITAEPTTLADLLAALDTLKAAGISAPLAIGKDWSQLMLLEAVLISDLGPEGFTGLWTGATDWNSPEVTQGLENYKRLLSYTNTDRDTYDWTDAGKLLMDGKAGFFLMGDWAPSDFEAKGFTDFGYITFPGNGDTFQWLADSFVLPQGADNPEGTKCWLKTVGSAEGQQAFNLKKGSIPARTDAVEADYPAYQQSAIQAWKTGTQVPSCAHGAACSQGAIEAANSAIGKFSSDQDLAGLQKAMSAAAALGKN from the coding sequence ATGCGTAGGGCGGCCGTCGCCGCGGTTGGGGCGCTCGCGTTGCTGTCGCCCGCCGCTTGCGGTGGTGCCGACAGCGGGGCCGACCAGGAGGTGGAGGTCTTCACCTGGTGGGCCGACGGGGGCGAGAAGGCGGGCCTCGACGGTCTGGTCGCTGCCTTCGACGAGCAATGTGACTACTCGTTCGTGAACGGGGCGGTGGCCGGCGGCGCCGGTTCGAACGCCAAGCAGGTACTGGCCTCCCGACTCCAACAGGGCGACGCGCCGGACACCTTCCAGGCCCACGCCGGCGCCGCGCTGTCGGAATACATCGCAGCCGGCCAGATCGAGGATCTCAGCGCCCTGTACGACGAGTGGGGCCTGACCGAGGCGCTACCGCCGGGACTGATCGACAACCTCAGCGTGGACGGCAAGGTCTACTCGGTGCCGGCGAACGTCCACCGGTCGAACGTGCTCTGGACGAACACGTCGGTCCTGGCCGATGCGGGGATCACGGCCGAGCCGACGACGCTGGCCGACCTCCTCGCCGCGCTCGACACACTGAAGGCCGCGGGCATCAGTGCGCCGCTCGCGATCGGCAAGGACTGGTCCCAGCTGATGCTGCTGGAGGCGGTGCTGATCAGTGACCTCGGCCCGGAGGGCTTCACCGGCCTCTGGACCGGTGCGACCGACTGGAACAGCCCCGAGGTCACCCAGGGCCTGGAGAACTACAAGCGGCTGCTCAGCTACACCAACACGGACCGGGACACCTACGACTGGACCGACGCTGGCAAGCTCCTCATGGACGGCAAGGCCGGCTTCTTCCTGATGGGGGACTGGGCGCCGAGCGACTTCGAAGCCAAGGGCTTCACCGACTTCGGTTACATCACGTTCCCGGGTAACGGGGACACCTTCCAGTGGCTCGCCGACTCCTTCGTGTTGCCGCAGGGAGCCGATAACCCCGAGGGCACCAAGTGCTGGCTGAAGACGGTCGGCAGCGCCGAGGGACAGCAGGCGTTCAACCTCAAGAAGGGCTCCATCCCCGCCCGTACCGACGCCGTCGAGGCCGACTACCCCGCCTACCAGCAGTCGGCCATCCAGGCGTGGAAGACCGGCACGCAGGTCCCGTCCTGCGCCCACGGTGCCGCCTGCTCGCAGGGTGCCATCGAGGCCGCGAACTCCGCGATCGGCAAGTTCTCCAGCGACCAGGACCTGGCGGGACTGCAAAAGGCAATGTCCGCCGCCGCCGCGCTCGGCAAGAACTAG